In Halorussus halophilus, the DNA window AGTGGCCACTCGCCGTATCGAACTGGAGCGACTCGGGCGGTGGTTGCGAGCTCGGCTCGTCGTCGGAAAATTTCGCACGGTTCGCGTCTGCTGGACCACCGCCGAGGCCGCCGAAGACGAGCGTTGCTTTACTCATCAAGCAATCTAACGTGAACAATCGGTAAATAGCTACGGCAGACTACGCCGGACTCGGCGCTTCCTCGTGGGACAGGTACGCCGCCAAGTCAGTCGTCGTGATGATGCCGATGACACCTTCCGTCTCGTCCACGACCGGCATGTGGTGGAAGCCGTGTTCTATCATCGCGTCCGCAACGTCCTGAATATCGTCCTGCGCTGCCGTCGTCACGAGGTCCGTACTCATGTACTTCGAAACTGGCGTCTGGTCTTTCGGCTTCTGCTCGGCGACTATCTTCACGAAGTCCGTGGAGGTGAGGATGCCTTCGAGTTGGTTCCGCTCGTCGATGACGACGACAGAACCGACGCCGTGGTCGAGCATCAATCCGGCGGCGTCTTCGACCAACGTATCCGGGGAGACGGTTAGCAAGTCCGTGGACATCAGTCTGGCAACAAAAATATCCATGATATAAGGTACCTCCCAGCACATATAAAAGTTGCGCGAGAATGTAGGTGTCGGCAACTCTCGGGAGAAAATACGTATCTCCGTAGTCGGTCTCTGCTCGCTATTTTACCAACTGTCTCATATGTTCGCGTCCACGTCCACCGTCTCCCCGCTTCGCGCCGACTCGTACGCCGCCTCGGTAAGGGCTGTTACAGCGAGGGCGTCCCGTGCCGTGGCTGGTGGTTTCTCGCCGCGCTCGACGCAGTCTATGAACACCTCTGCCTTGTTCCGTTGGGCACTCCGGTCGATGTAGGGAATCACGGTCGTACTCTCCGGATTTATCTCCTTCATCTCCCGTTCCTCCCACTGGCGACCTTCCAAGTACACCGCGCCGTCGTGGTCCCAGATGTGGATGTGTTCCCGAACGCAGGGCGCGTCGCTGTGGACCGAGATGGTGCCCTGTGCGCCGTTCTCGAACTCGACTGTCAGAATCGCTCGTTCGTCCACTCGGGCCTCGTCGTCGGCGAACTCCATCTCTGCGGAGACCGAGGCCGGAGTCAGGCCAGTCGTCCACAAGACGGCGTCGATGAGGTGGCTCCCGGTGTCGTAGAGATTGCCCCCGCCTGAGAGGTCGGGGTTCGTCCGCCACGTGTTCTCGAAGCGTCGAATCCAGTTCTGGGTAATCTCGGCGCTGACGAACTGCGGGTCGCCACCGTCTTCGAACCGCTCACGGGCAGTCTGAAACGCGGGATTGAGGTGACGCTGGTAGCCGACCATCAGCACCTCGTCGCCGGACTCAGCGCGCTCTGCGAGGTCCTGTGCTTGGTCGAGGTCGGTCGTCAGCGGCTTGTCACAGAGGACGTGGAGTCCCCTGTCGAGGGCCGCCGTCACCTGCTCGTGGTGGAGCGTGTGCGGCGTGCCGATGAGTACAGCGTCCACGTCCTCCGCGTCAAGCATGGCACGGAAGTCGTCGTACTGTGAGCCGTCACCGACGTACAGTTGCTCGCCAGCACTCCGCCGCGTCTCGGGGTCTACGTCTGCCAGCGCGGTCACTGTCGCCCGCGGGTCCTGATTGAAGAGGCCGCCGACCGTGGTCCCGATGTAGCCGCCACCGATGACGCCGACTCTGAGTTTGTCACGCACAGACATGTACTTCGTTCCGACTACGGCGTGACTGAAGAGTCGTTCGGAGACCGGAGATAATTGCGAGTAACGGAGCGACTGCGAAACGGGGAGCACTGCGAAACGAGGAGCGACGGCGACTCGGCGAGTTACTGAGTATAGTCGAGCGCCACGACGCGCCCGTCGCCGTACATCACCAGTGCTTCGTCGTCGCCGTCACCGTCCAAGTCAGCCACCGCGGGGTACTTGAAAATCGGCACGTCGCGCTCGTAGGTCGCCAGTACGTCGCCCGACTCGGGTGCGACGACCGAGACCATACCGTCCTTGCTCGGTGCGAGGAGTTCCGGCGAGTCGTCGCCGTCTACGTCGGCGAGCGTCGGCGGCGGCATCATGGTTACGTCGGCGTTCGTCAGGGTCGTCGTCCACTCGATTGCCCCGCTCGCGGTGTCGATAGCTCGGAGTTTCCCGTCCTTTGCGACGGCGTACACTTCGGATGTTCCGTCACCGTCGCCGTCGCCGATGGCGTGAACTGCGGCCGCCTTGCCGAACTCGTGGTTCCACACCCGGGTACCGTTGCCAGCGTAGGCCGCGACTCGTCCGTCAGTCGTCGCCGCGACGATTCGGTGCTGGCCGTCGGTCTCACTGGTCGCCAGCCACCCGACAGAGCCTGCTACCGTCCGCTGCCACGTCACGCTCCCATTCGGTTCCAGAACCGTCACGGTACCCTCGGTTCCGGGTGCAGAGCCGACGACCAACTCGTCGGTGCCGTCGCCGTCGAAGTCCGAAAGTTCGGGCGCCGCCCACGTCATCCCAAGTTGTTTCGACCACGCCGTCGTGCCGTTTTCGTGGACGACGAAGAGGGTGCCCTGCACGTCCGCGACGACGACTTCCTTGCCGCCGCCCGGCACGAAGTCGGCGACCACTGGTTCGGTGTAGCCGTAGGAACTCAAATTGTGTCGGAACTCGACGGTTCCGTCGGCGGCGCTCGCGGCGAAGACGACTCGTTCGGTCGTCGCGGCCAGCGCTTCTCGGCTTCCGTCGCCGTCGAAGTCCGCGACTGTCGGGTCCGCGACGGAGTGAATCGTGCAGTTCGTCGGCGGAACTTCGTACACCCACTCGGTCGAACCGTCGTCTCCGGAGAGTGCGTACAGCCCGCAGTTGTCCGCGCCGTCGGGGCCGCTCACCGGCGCGAAGACGAACTGCTGGCCGTCGATTTCCGCGACGGCAGGGGCGTGGTGGTTGCCGGTCATCTCTCGGGCCGTGTCGCTGACCCACTGTTCGCGCAACTCGCCACCCGCCGTCGTGCCGACGAAACCGTAGGCGGCGACGCCACCGAGTGCAAGGAGGACGAAAGCGAGGACGGCGACGGTCCGGGTTCGCATCGGTTGGAGTTAGGAGTGGGTGGGCAAAAGGGCGTTTATCGAAAGCGGAGTCGAAACCATTCTAAATCAGCAACAACGCACTTCCCGCAAGCCGTCGTCACCATCTGCATGGCAACTATCGTGGGGATCGAAGCCAGCGGCGGCGCGATACTCGCAGGTGACCGAGTACTGGCCGAAGGTGGCACCGTCGAGAGCAAGCACAAACGTCACGTCTTCGACTTCGGCGACGTGGGCGCGGCGGCAGTCGGCGAGTCGGGCGACATCGACGAGTTCCGCCGCCGTCTCGAATCCGAGAATCGTACCTACGAGACCGAACGCGGCGACCCGATGGACGTGATGCGGTTCGCAAACGTCGCCGCAGACATCGCAGGCGAAGAGGGCGTCGAGGCAATCGTGGTCGCTCGCGACAACAGAGACGTGCCCCGAGTCAGAGCTATCGACGCCGAGGGTGGCATCCTCACCGACGAGACGGTCGCGTTCGGCTCTGGAGCCCAGTTCGCGCTTGGGGTCCTCGACGGTGCGACCGTCGATATCGACCTTCCGGCCGTGGAGGAACTCGCACGCGACGCAATCGAAGCGGCGGCGGACCGCGACACGGCGACCGGAGCGGACATCGACACGTACCGCCTGAGCGGCGACGGGGCCTGATTTAAGTTGCGACGGTCCTACCCTGCGGGCATGACGACCGTCGAAATCGAATACTGC includes these proteins:
- a CDS encoding CBS domain-containing protein: MMDIFVARLMSTDLLTVSPDTLVEDAAGLMLDHGVGSVVVIDERNQLEGILTSTDFVKIVAEQKPKDQTPVSKYMSTDLVTTAAQDDIQDVADAMIEHGFHHMPVVDETEGVIGIITTTDLAAYLSHEEAPSPA
- a CDS encoding Gfo/Idh/MocA family protein, producing MSVRDKLRVGVIGGGYIGTTVGGLFNQDPRATVTALADVDPETRRSAGEQLYVGDGSQYDDFRAMLDAEDVDAVLIGTPHTLHHEQVTAALDRGLHVLCDKPLTTDLDQAQDLAERAESGDEVLMVGYQRHLNPAFQTARERFEDGGDPQFVSAEITQNWIRRFENTWRTNPDLSGGGNLYDTGSHLIDAVLWTTGLTPASVSAEMEFADDEARVDERAILTVEFENGAQGTISVHSDAPCVREHIHIWDHDGAVYLEGRQWEEREMKEINPESTTVIPYIDRSAQRNKAEVFIDCVERGEKPPATARDALAVTALTEAAYESARSGETVDVDANI
- a CDS encoding outer membrane protein assembly factor BamB family protein; protein product: MRTRTVAVLAFVLLALGGVAAYGFVGTTAGGELREQWVSDTAREMTGNHHAPAVAEIDGQQFVFAPVSGPDGADNCGLYALSGDDGSTEWVYEVPPTNCTIHSVADPTVADFDGDGSREALAATTERVVFAASAADGTVEFRHNLSSYGYTEPVVADFVPGGGKEVVVADVQGTLFVVHENGTTAWSKQLGMTWAAPELSDFDGDGTDELVVGSAPGTEGTVTVLEPNGSVTWQRTVAGSVGWLATSETDGQHRIVAATTDGRVAAYAGNGTRVWNHEFGKAAAVHAIGDGDGDGTSEVYAVAKDGKLRAIDTASGAIEWTTTLTNADVTMMPPPTLADVDGDDSPELLAPSKDGMVSVVAPESGDVLATYERDVPIFKYPAVADLDGDGDDEALVMYGDGRVVALDYTQ
- a CDS encoding Ntn hydrolase family protein, which translates into the protein MATIVGIEASGGAILAGDRVLAEGGTVESKHKRHVFDFGDVGAAAVGESGDIDEFRRRLESENRTYETERGDPMDVMRFANVAADIAGEEGVEAIVVARDNRDVPRVRAIDAEGGILTDETVAFGSGAQFALGVLDGATVDIDLPAVEELARDAIEAAADRDTATGADIDTYRLSGDGA